From one Bos javanicus breed banteng chromosome 15, ARS-OSU_banteng_1.0, whole genome shotgun sequence genomic stretch:
- the LOC133261382 gene encoding RNA polymerase II subunit A C-terminal domain phosphatase SSU72 like protein 3-like gives MPSSPLRVAVVCMSNVNRSMEAHRVLSKNGFHVRSSGAGSHVRLPGGAHRPRVLYDFSTSYKKMHSDLSSKDQKRYKRNGVLHILKRNETIKPGPERFQECPDPFDVIFTCGQRAYNRVVADLCARDQETWQPVPVVNVDIDDTLEAASLGASIICELCQGLQQADDTQSRLAELLQAAKEKTGRSFLHTVCFY, from the coding sequence ATGccctcttccccactcagggtgGCCGTGGTCTGCATGAGCAACGTCAACAGGAGCATGGAAGCCCACCGCGTCCTCAGCAAGAATGGGTTCCATGTCAGGTCTTCTGGAGCCGGATCCCACGTGAGGCTCCCAGGAGGGGCACACAGGCCACGTGTGCTCTACGACTTCTCCACGTCCTACAAGAAGATGCACAGCGACCTCTCCTCTAAAGACCAAAAGCGCTACAAAAGAAATGGAGTCTTACACatcctgaaaagaaatgagacaatCAAGCCTGGCCCAGAAAGGTTTCAAGAGTGCCCAGATCCCTTTGACGTCATCTTCACCTGTGGGCAGAGGGCCTATAACCGGGTGGTAGCCGACCTGTGTGCCAGGGATCAGGAGACCTGGCAGCCTGTGCCAGTCGTCAACGTGGACATAGACGACACCCTGGAGGCAGCCAGCCTTGGAGCCTCGATCATCTGTGAGCTCTGCCAGGGTCTCCAGCAGGCAGACGACACACAAAGTCGTCTGGCCGAGCTGCTCCAGGCAGCGAAGGAGAAAACAGGAAGGAGCTTTCTGCACACGGTCTGCTTCTACTGA
- the LOC133261381 gene encoding RNA polymerase II subunit A C-terminal domain phosphatase SSU72 like protein 3-like produces MPSYPLSVAVVCMSNMNRSMEAHRILRRKGFRVRSFGAGSRVRLPGRARNLPVVYDFSTTYEEMRKDLVRKDRQHYNSNGILHILGRNERIKPRPERFQECRDRFDVIFTCEESVYDKVVEELWVREQETFQPVHVINVDMADNAEDATLGSLIICELCERLQQADNLEDSVVEVLLAAERKTGKSFLHTVCFY; encoded by the coding sequence ATGCCCTCGTATCCGCTCAGTGTTGCTGTGGTCTGCATGAGCAACATGAACAGGAGCATGGAGGCCCACCGCATCCTCAGGAGGAAAGGATTCCGAGTCAGGTCCTTCGGAGCTGGGTCTCGAGTCAGGCTCCCAGGAAGGGCACGCAACCTCCCCGTGGTTTACGATTTCTCCACCACCTATGAGGAGATGCGCAAGGACCTTGTGCGCAAAGACCGACAACACTATAATAGCAACGGCATCTTACACATCTTGGGAAGAAACGAGAGAATCAAGCCTCGCCCGGAAAGATTTCAAGAGTGCCGAGATCGCTTTGACGTCATCTTCACCTGTGAGGAGAGCGTCTACGACAAGGTGGTGGAGGAGCTGTGGGTCCGAGAGCAGGAGACCTTCCAGCCTGTGCACGTGATCAACGTGGACATGGCCGACAACGCGGAGGACGCCACGCTTGGGTCTTTGATCATCTGTGAGCTCTGCGAACGCCTCCAGCAGGCAGACAACCTGGAGGACTCTGTGGTCGAGGTGCTCCTGGCAGCCGAGCGGAAAACTGGCAAGAGCTTTCTGCACACGGTCTGCTTCTACTGA